The Patescibacteria group bacterium genomic interval GGCTTTCGCTCTTCCGCTTGAAGAGCTGCTGAAGTCGGGAAATCTTGTCCCGTCGGGGTGGTATGCGATTTCCCCGATGACTGACACCGAACGTCGGTTGTGGCACGCTTTTGTCTCAGCGCCAAAAGAGATCAAGAAGACTTGCAATGCGTGCGTATTCGCTGGTCTCAGGGAAGCGCGCGAAAGCGGTCGCAACTGTCCGGAGCTTCCGCGTCTGGCAGCCCTGCACGAGCAGGAAGAGACAGTCAAAGCACTTTTCTGGCGGCTGATGCAAGACCGTGTCGTTGTGGGAAGGGCTCACACGGCGCTCGCTATCAGTCCCGACGGGATGATCTATGTGCCGGAAGAGCCGAAAATGTTGGTCGGCGCGCCGGAGATCAACGGCAATCCGTTCGTTGGTACTTATTTGGACGCGGCTTTTGACACCCCGGTCGATGAGTTGATCGGTCCGAAAGATCCGGTGGCCGAAGGCGAAAACGTAATCGGCGACATGACCGAGCTCGAACAGCGACTGTTTCATTTCCTGGAACAGAAGATGAAGGAAAGCGTCAAGCTCGTCGAAGAATTTGATTCTTTGGAGAAGAGCGAGTCTCCGGCTGACCGCGATCGGTTGGATGAAGTCAATTTGCAGGGAAGCAATTTGGCGAAGAACGTCAATGTCGTTGAAAAGTTGATGCGGGAACTGATCAAGAGCCGTTTCGTTGCCACCGGCGCTGTCGCTCCCGATTTCTGGCGGACCAACACCATCGGTGTTCGTGAAGGAAACAAGGTGGTTTCTTTCGCGGACAAGGATTTTCTCGCGGAGTTTTTGAAAGAGATTGAAGCGCGCCAAAACAAAAACTGAACAACAAAAAGCGGCACCTACGGGCGCCGCTTTTTTACTTTCTTACAGGAAACCCCGCACGACCAAAGCGCCCCGAAGCGGGGCGCGAAGAGAGTGCGGGGAGGACGTCAAGAAGCTCTATATGAAGAAAATTATCTTTATAATAAAGTGATTTTTAAGTGTGAGAAAGAAGTTATTTAATGTTGTATACTTCATCTATTGACAAAAAAATAGTAATATGATATGATCCATTATCAAGTTCATTTCAAAACAAGAAGGAGACGTTTGATGGAAAAATTGTTTTTGGTGTTTTTTGTGGTTTTCGTTTTGGCTTTCGTCGCTTGCGGCGAAGTCACCGAAACTACGACCGCGGCGCCTACCGCGGGAACGCAGTCCGAAGCGGCTGCTGCGGAAATCAGCGATACCAACGACGATGACGACACCGCCGATGAATATCGGCAAGACCTGATTGCCGAGGTGGTATATCAAGAAATCGGTACGCCGGATGTAAGTTTGGCGTATCAGCAGGCAGTCGCGGTTTTTGACGCTACGCAAGTAGCCGGTCTCTTCAAGGTCGGTTCCGTTTTGGAACTGTACTTTTATGTTGAAGACTCCGGTCAGACCGCGGCGATTATCGATTACTGCCAAGTTTTGCGCAGCGGCGGAAGCGCCGAGGCGCTCAACTGCGTAGTTCAGTACGACGCTCTGGCGGGTCGTGATCTCTTTGCGGCGTTCGCGGAGGAACGCCAGTACTGGCGTTGGCGCGTTATGGAAAAATGACCATCGCCAAACAAAAATGAACAACAAAAAGCGGCACCTACGGGCGCCGCTTTTCTAATTATTCTATTTTTCTATTTACTTTTTTTAATTCCTCCCGCGCAACAGCGCGTTCATCCCAGGGGATTTTTTTGTTGTTTTTGACAACTATGGCTTGTTCGCTACCCTTACCTGTTAGTAGTACAATATCGTCTTGCGTTGCTAAAGAAAAAGCTTTGGCAATCGCCTCGCGGCGGTCCATGATTTTGAAAAGATTTTGACCTTCGATTTTGCCTTTACCTTTGGCACCGTTGGCAACTTGATTGATAATTTCCCGAGGGTCTTCGTCATAAGGATCTTCGTTGGTGACGATAACGTAAGCTGCGTTTTGCGCGGCGATGCCGCCGATAATCGGTCGCCGAGCTTTATCGCGCCCGCCTCCGGTGCCGCCCAAAACGTGAATTATTTTAGCTGCTGGTTTTTTTAGGGCGAGAACTGTTTCATACAGTTTATTCATAGCGTTTGGCTCAAAAGCGTAATCAACAATCACGCTAAAATTCTGTCCCTCGTCAATCACTTCCAGTCTGCCCGGACACGGTTTAGTTTGTGGCAGAAGCCGAGCAATATCAATCAGATTTTTTCCTAGAGAATATAAAACAGAAATCGCAGCTAGATTGTTGTAAGTATTAAAAGCGCCAAGCAGCGGTGAGGTAAATTCGACTTTACCAATATTAAATCTGCTGCCGGTGGCGCTTGCTTCAATACTGGACGCAATCAATGGCTGAGGGGAAATATTGGTTAGTTT includes:
- the murE gene encoding UDP-N-acetylmuramyl-tripeptide synthetase, yielding MKRLLKEIIPKQIFFLYHYCLAILAAVVYRFPANKMIIIGVTGTSGKTTTSYLTAQLLEAAGYRVGLSSTAIFKVGNKEWLNDKKMTMLGRLQTQKLLRQMLQAGCTHAVVETSSEGILQSRHVGIAYDILVFTNLTPEHLEAHGGFNNYKTTKLRLFADLEKRKSKVIAGKKIPRTIVANIDSEHAKDFLNFEVDQKIVFSLSEKLTNISPQPLIASSIEASATGSRFNIGKVEFTSPLLGAFNTYNNLAAISVLYSLGKNLIDIARLLPQTKPCPGRLEVIDEGQNFSVIVDYAFEPNAMNKLYETVLALKKPAAKIIHVLGGTGGGRDKARRPIIGGIAAQNAAYVIVTNEDPYDEDPREIINQVANGAKGKGKIEGQNLFKIMDRREAIAKAFSLATQDDIVLLTGKGSEQAIVVKNNKKIPWDERAVAREELKKVNRKIE